CGCTGGGCGAGGCGACGCTGCTGCCCACCGACACGGTGATCGTGAAACGCCTCTATACGGCACCGTCGGGGGCTGACATGGAAATGAGCGTCGTGGTCAGCGGGCGCTCCCGGATGAGCATCCACAGACCCGAGCTGTGCCTGCCGGCGCAGGGATTTGCGATGACCCGCGCGCGCACCCTGTCGGTGCCGCTGCCGGGCCGCGGGCCGTTGTCGGTCCGCATCGTGAGCGTGCAGCGGGGTACCACGCGCTTCACGTTGTGCTATTGGTTCAGGAATAGCGAACAGGAGACGGCATCCCATGCGGTGCGGATTTTGCGCGACGCGTGGGCCCGTTCGGTGCATAATCGTATCAATCGGTGGGTGATGTTTGCCCTGACCGTCAACGTGCCCCCGGATGCGGCGGCGGCGGATGACACGGTGCGCGCGGCTGTTGCCAGCCTTTATCCGCTGATCCAGGTCGACAGGAGGTGATCGGTATGTTCGTATTTGACTGGTATGAGGAGGGGACGAAACAATTGGCATCCGCCGGCTGGTCGCGGGCGCTGACCTACCTGTTTGCCTTCTTTTCTTCACTGGTACTCTCGCTGACGTTGACGCCGCCGGTGCGCGCGCTGGCCCGGCGGTTGGGGATGGTCGATCAGCCCGACATCCGGCGCATTCACACGCAGCCGACGCCACGGGCGGGCGGCGTTGCCGTATTTATCGCCTTCCATGCGACGGTCTGGGTGTGCCTGATGCTCTTTCCCAGCGTGTTCCACCCGATCTACGGCATCGACAAGTTGACCGCTTTTTTCTGGGCGTCACTGGTGCTTCTGGGTGTCGGCTTGATGGATGATGCCATCAGCCTTAAGCCCTATGTCAAGCTGTTGGGCCAGATTACCGCAGCCACACTGCTGTATCTTGCGGGCTTCCGCGTCGGGGGGGGGGGTTCCATAACGCTGTCCGATCCGGTCAACTTCGTGGTGACGGTGTTCTGGATCGTTGGCGCGGTGAACGCCTTCAACCTGATCGATGGCATGGATGGCCTGGCGTCCGGTCTCGCGA
This window of the Lentisphaerota bacterium genome carries:
- a CDS encoding undecaprenyl/decaprenyl-phosphate alpha-N-acetylglucosaminyl 1-phosphate transferase, translating into MFVFDWYEEGTKQLASAGWSRALTYLFAFFSSLVLSLTLTPPVRALARRLGMVDQPDIRRIHTQPTPRAGGVAVFIAFHATVWVCLMLFPSVFHPIYGIDKLTAFFWASLVLLGVGLMDDAISLKPYVKLLGQITAATLLYLAGFRVGGGGSITLSDPVNFVVTVFWIVGAVNAFNLIDGMDGLASGLA